The following are encoded together in the Bacteroidales bacterium MB20-C3-3 genome:
- a CDS encoding extracellular solute-binding protein — protein MAGNRGAKYYDIFLDYRLWLTKRGSGEVLGHEHFLILQKIEEGESLHYAADSLGISYRKVWDRIRDSETELGFHLIETYRGGKDGGGTKLSPDGKRLLDSYLKLRGDIDTLIKGRVKEFFHTVNMLPLILLMLILTLSCTGRGSDNREGLNGELVIFHAGSLSMPFKAIADSFVKLNPGVKILAEASGSIDAARKITELGRDCDIMASADYKVIDKLLIPGFASENIKFAANEMAIVYNDKSRYSSEITKDNWKEILLREDVIFGRSDPNSDPCGYRTLLVWQLAGADMKTMIIKDARYIRPKEVDLLALLDVNAVDYIFLYKSVAVQHGLKYTELSDSVNLSDPLLNDWYAKAVVKVRGSSPEDTIAINGEAMIYGLTILRDAPNKKIAEAFVDFLLSENGGRKILSQMGQSSVY, from the coding sequence ATGGCAGGAAACAGAGGAGCCAAATACTATGATATATTCCTGGATTACAGGTTGTGGCTTACAAAAAGGGGAAGCGGAGAGGTGCTCGGACACGAACATTTTCTTATCCTTCAGAAGATTGAAGAGGGGGAATCTCTCCACTATGCAGCAGATAGTCTTGGTATAAGCTATAGAAAAGTCTGGGACAGAATCAGAGATTCTGAAACAGAACTGGGATTTCATTTAATTGAAACCTACAGAGGTGGAAAAGATGGGGGAGGGACTAAGCTCTCTCCGGATGGAAAAAGATTACTTGATTCATATCTCAAGTTAAGAGGTGATATTGATACTCTTATTAAGGGGAGAGTAAAGGAGTTTTTTCATACAGTAAATATGCTCCCCTTGATTCTTCTGATGCTGATATTAACCCTCTCATGTACAGGCAGAGGCTCAGACAACCGAGAGGGTTTAAACGGAGAGCTGGTTATTTTTCATGCCGGTTCTCTCTCTATGCCCTTTAAGGCAATTGCAGACAGTTTTGTTAAACTTAATCCGGGTGTAAAGATTTTAGCCGAGGCATCCGGAAGCATAGATGCCGCCAGAAAGATTACAGAACTGGGAAGAGATTGTGATATTATGGCTTCTGCAGATTACAAAGTAATTGATAAACTTCTTATACCGGGGTTCGCCTCTGAGAATATTAAGTTTGCAGCAAACGAGATGGCAATAGTTTATAACGATAAATCAAGGTATTCCTCAGAAATTACTAAAGATAACTGGAAAGAGATTCTCTTGAGGGAGGATGTGATTTTTGGAAGATCTGATCCAAACTCTGATCCCTGTGGTTACAGGACTCTTCTTGTTTGGCAACTGGCCGGAGCGGATATGAAGACAATGATTATCAAGGATGCAAGATATATAAGACCCAAGGAGGTCGATCTTCTTGCTCTGCTTGATGTCAATGCAGTAGATTATATATTTTTGTATAAATCTGTAGCTGTTCAGCATGGATTAAAATATACAGAGCTAAGTGATTCTGTTAATTTGTCAGATCCCTTACTGAATGACTGGTATGCTAAAGCAGTTGTAAAAGTAAGAGGCTCCTCTCCTGAAGATACAATAGCGATTAACGGAGAGGCCATGATATATGGTCTCACTATTCTCAGGGATGCCCCAAATAAGAAGATTGCAGAGGCGTTTGTTGATTTCCTCCTCTCTGAAAATGGAGGGAGAAAGATACTCTCTCAAATGGGACAATCATCAGTATACTAA
- a CDS encoding DUF4831 family protein, whose protein sequence is MKNKLKPLLALFALLLNITAGAQILSRGEAVPKGAIVYSLPSTSFKITAEAVRETFVAGPYAKYAQKYLGIQVRENSGDFYTLSTVELSSYIEADRSTNIALNLGNTSRATANFLEMMSQGLVIWSDSGAGRKDYARFPAQVNSGVFNMEMATSNLTNVSTTLYKTVRTETGMERVPVQQNQIVEKSVEKRAEEIANSIFRLRAKRMEIITGETDATFSGEALKAAIDEMNRLESEYMSLFTGKSVFDKQRASFDVVPSRESARQIYVAFRISDNQGLLPADNVAGSPVIIELLKENGQPAPSFNMDLTAEKGRVLYRVPEIMIAKVSSGQNNLLQTRVPVYQFGKVLSFPIDVAFGK, encoded by the coding sequence ATGAAAAATAAATTAAAACCTTTGCTTGCCCTTTTTGCCCTTTTGTTAAATATAACAGCAGGTGCTCAGATTTTATCTCGGGGTGAAGCCGTACCTAAGGGTGCAATAGTATATTCTCTCCCTTCCACATCTTTTAAAATTACGGCAGAGGCTGTTCGTGAAACATTTGTGGCCGGCCCGTATGCAAAATACGCTCAGAAATACCTTGGGATTCAGGTAAGGGAAAACAGCGGTGATTTTTATACTCTTTCTACCGTGGAGCTAAGCTCCTATATTGAGGCAGACCGATCAACTAACATTGCCCTTAATCTTGGCAACACATCTCGTGCAACCGCAAACTTTCTTGAGATGATGAGCCAGGGTCTTGTTATATGGTCAGATTCGGGAGCCGGGAGAAAAGATTATGCACGATTCCCTGCACAGGTAAATTCAGGTGTTTTTAACATGGAGATGGCAACTTCCAATCTTACCAATGTAAGTACTACTTTATATAAAACCGTCAGGACAGAGACAGGGATGGAAAGGGTTCCTGTTCAGCAGAATCAGATAGTTGAAAAAAGTGTGGAAAAGCGCGCAGAGGAGATTGCAAATTCAATTTTCAGACTTAGGGCTAAAAGGATGGAGATTATAACAGGGGAGACAGATGCTACTTTTAGCGGAGAGGCTTTAAAGGCAGCCATAGACGAGATGAATAGACTTGAGTCTGAGTATATGAGTCTTTTTACAGGTAAAAGTGTATTTGATAAACAAAGAGCAAGTTTTGATGTTGTTCCATCAAGAGAGAGTGCAAGACAGATATATGTAGCCTTTAGAATTTCAGATAATCAGGGTCTGTTGCCTGCAGATAATGTAGCAGGAAGCCCTGTAATAATTGAACTTCTTAAGGAGAATGGTCAGCCTGCTCCCTCATTTAATATGGATCTGACTGCAGAAAAGGGCAGGGTTCTTTACAGAGTACCGGAGATTATGATTGCTAAGGTATCATCCGGACAGAATAATCTTTTACAAACCCGTGTCCCTGTATATCAGTTTGGAAAAGTACTCTCATTCCCTATTGATGTAGCATTTGGTAAATAA
- a CDS encoding HAD family hydrolase, protein MEEIKLIAFDADDTLWMNEYHYRNAEIRFCEMMKRFTDEERANSLLLKREKMNLPLLGYGSKPFIISLIETGIEISNGTISNKEILELIEIGKETIGKPIELLPEVEEVLSQLSHKYPLILATKGDLKEQESKIERSGIDKYFSSIEIMSEKNRESYIKIVKKHSVQPENFLMVGNSFKSDILPVLEIGGSAIYIPSDIIWAHEVTEEIEHPRLKKAPRLSLNLFE, encoded by the coding sequence ATGGAAGAGATAAAACTTATAGCCTTTGATGCCGATGATACTCTGTGGATGAATGAGTATCACTACAGAAATGCGGAGATCCGTTTCTGTGAAATGATGAAGAGATTTACTGATGAGGAGAGAGCAAATAGTTTACTGTTAAAGAGAGAAAAGATGAACCTTCCTCTTCTGGGGTATGGCTCAAAACCTTTTATAATCTCTCTTATAGAAACAGGAATAGAGATAAGCAATGGAACAATAAGCAACAAAGAGATACTGGAACTTATTGAGATAGGGAAAGAGACTATAGGAAAACCCATTGAGCTACTGCCTGAGGTCGAAGAGGTCCTCTCTCAACTCTCTCATAAATATCCTCTTATACTGGCAACAAAAGGTGATCTTAAAGAACAGGAGTCAAAAATCGAGAGGTCCGGCATTGATAAATATTTCTCTTCCATTGAAATCATGAGTGAGAAAAACAGAGAGAGTTACATAAAAATTGTAAAAAAACACTCAGTGCAGCCGGAGAACTTTCTGATGGTTGGAAACTCCTTTAAGTCCGATATACTTCCGGTGCTTGAAATAGGCGGAAGTGCCATTTATATACCATCAGACATTATCTGGGCACACGAAGTTACAGAGGAGATTGAGCATCCAAGACTTAAAAAGGCACCCAGGCTCTCACTTAATCTATTTGAATAA
- a CDS encoding bifunctional 3-deoxy-7-phosphoheptulonate synthase/chorismate mutase type II yields the protein MEINSFRFEGKEIRRPFVIAGPCSAESEDQMIGTARLLASQGVEVFRAGIWKPRTKPGGFEGVGSAGLEWLKIVKEETGLKTTTEVANSRHVEDALKAGVDILWIGARTTANPFAVQEIAEAAGGSGTPVLVKNPINPDIELWIGAAERLIACGTDNIAFVHRGFGAYEKGLFRNQPQWHIPIELKRRLPSVTILCDPSHIGGKQNLIYPISQQAMDLGFDGLMIETHINPSQALSDKEQQITPELLDRILKLIVIRDTSESSEYLADLRREIDELDDRLLNILSKRMSVAREIGRYKMQNNMQVLQPVRYDKMVTSRIAQALGLELDEDFVKQILEAVHEESVRQQFEIINRSGLSQKLN from the coding sequence ATGGAAATTAACTCATTTCGCTTTGAAGGAAAAGAGATTAGAAGGCCCTTTGTAATTGCCGGGCCCTGCAGTGCCGAGAGCGAGGATCAGATGATTGGCACAGCCCGTCTGCTGGCATCTCAGGGCGTAGAGGTTTTCAGAGCAGGAATATGGAAGCCGAGGACCAAACCCGGGGGTTTTGAGGGTGTTGGCTCTGCAGGACTTGAGTGGTTAAAGATCGTAAAAGAGGAGACCGGCTTAAAAACAACCACTGAAGTTGCAAACTCAAGGCATGTTGAAGATGCGCTAAAAGCAGGAGTTGACATTTTGTGGATTGGAGCCAGGACTACAGCAAATCCTTTTGCAGTACAGGAGATTGCCGAGGCAGCAGGCGGATCCGGTACTCCCGTATTAGTTAAAAATCCAATCAATCCTGATATTGAGCTTTGGATTGGGGCTGCCGAAAGGCTCATTGCCTGCGGCACAGATAATATAGCTTTTGTTCACAGAGGATTTGGAGCATATGAAAAGGGGCTCTTTAGAAATCAACCTCAGTGGCACATCCCGATTGAGCTAAAAAGAAGGCTCCCATCTGTTACAATTTTATGCGATCCAAGCCATATCGGGGGAAAGCAAAATCTTATATACCCAATTTCACAGCAGGCCATGGATCTGGGATTTGACGGGCTCATGATTGAGACTCACATCAATCCCTCGCAGGCACTTAGTGATAAAGAGCAGCAAATAACACCGGAACTTCTGGATAGGATTCTTAAACTTATTGTTATAAGAGATACGAGCGAATCATCTGAATATCTTGCAGATTTAAGAAGAGAGATTGATGAACTGGACGACAGGCTTCTTAACATTCTCTCAAAAAGGATGTCTGTAGCAAGAGAGATTGGCAGATACAAGATGCAGAACAATATGCAGGTTCTTCAACCTGTAAGGTACGATAAAATGGTAACAAGCAGAATCGCACAGGCTCTGGGTCTTGAACTTGATGAAGATTTTGTAAAGCAAATACTGGAGGCTGTTCATGAAGAATCAGTAAGACAGCAGTTTGAAATAATAAACAGATCAGGGCTCTCCCAGAAGCTTAATTAA
- a CDS encoding nitroreductase family protein: MIPFRQNRSYRRFFQSEEISEEQLKMMVEAARLSPSSRNIQPIKFYICNDQEKNSEIFPNLGWAGYLKDWEGPVEGERPSAYIILLHDTSVAPAYSCDNGIFAQSILLQAVELGFGGCMIATFKKQELTNLLRLPGYLTPILVIALGKPKEVVVIDDVKAGDIKYWRDAEGVHHVPKRSLDELIYTPEF, encoded by the coding sequence ATGATACCATTCAGACAAAACAGAAGTTACCGGAGGTTCTTCCAGAGTGAGGAGATATCTGAGGAGCAATTAAAGATGATGGTAGAGGCAGCAAGGCTGTCTCCATCATCAAGGAATATCCAGCCTATCAAATTTTATATTTGTAATGACCAGGAGAAAAACTCAGAAATTTTTCCAAATCTGGGCTGGGCCGGGTATCTTAAAGATTGGGAGGGACCTGTTGAGGGAGAGAGACCATCTGCTTATATTATCCTTCTTCATGACACCTCTGTTGCTCCTGCATATTCATGTGATAATGGCATATTTGCTCAAAGCATTTTGCTTCAGGCTGTAGAGCTTGGATTTGGAGGCTGTATGATTGCAACATTTAAAAAGCAGGAATTAACAAACCTCCTCAGACTTCCCGGCTATCTTACACCTATACTGGTAATAGCGCTTGGAAAGCCTAAAGAGGTTGTTGTAATTGACGATGTTAAGGCAGGAGATATCAAATACTGGAGAGATGCAGAGGGTGTCCATCATGTACCCAAAAGATCTCTTGATGAGCTAATATATACTCCTGAATTTTAA
- a CDS encoding peptide MFS transporter produces the protein MFKNHPKGLLAAALTNMGERFGFYIMMAILTLFISSKFGLSETTTGYIYSAFYASIYVLALVGGLIADRTQNYKRTILWGLVLMAVGYFIIAIPTPTPVPSLPLYLGLTCLGLLVIAFGNGLFKGNLQAIVGQMYDKKEYKERIAKQFGVDENGKPKRDMRDAGYQLFYMFINIGGFFAPFIAIAVRNWWLKHNGFDYNAQLPELAHQYIGNQASMSAEQLNNLTTYASQVTLDGTPVADLTTFSNQYLDVFNRGFHYAFIATIVAIFISFIIYMVNKNQFPDPAATKGKSKDSKNISKEEITMAASEIRQRIYALFAVFGVVIFFWFSFHQNGYSLTYFARDYINLDVINIDLGFTSIKGAEIFQAVNPFFVVLLTPIIMWFFGTMRRKGNEPSTPKKIAIGMGIAAIAYIFLLVVSMALPDKSALSSMASGDLDMMKLTPWVMIGMYFILTVAELFISPLGLSFVSKVAPPHLQGLMQGAWLAATAIGNLLLFIGGLLYTLVPLWACWMVFAVACALSMLVMLSMVKWLERVAK, from the coding sequence ATGTTTAAAAACCATCCAAAAGGACTACTTGCAGCTGCCCTGACAAATATGGGAGAGCGCTTCGGTTTCTACATTATGATGGCAATCCTCACTTTGTTCATCTCTTCTAAATTCGGTTTGTCAGAAACCACCACCGGATATATATATTCGGCATTTTATGCCTCAATATATGTATTGGCACTGGTAGGGGGTCTTATAGCAGACAGAACTCAGAATTACAAAAGAACAATTCTGTGGGGTCTTGTTCTGATGGCAGTAGGTTACTTTATTATTGCAATTCCTACTCCAACACCTGTTCCAAGTCTTCCTCTTTACCTGGGTTTGACTTGCCTGGGACTTCTTGTTATTGCATTTGGTAATGGTCTTTTCAAAGGCAACCTGCAGGCTATTGTAGGTCAGATGTATGACAAAAAAGAGTACAAAGAGAGAATTGCTAAACAATTTGGAGTTGACGAAAACGGCAAGCCAAAGAGAGATATGAGAGATGCCGGATACCAGCTTTTCTACATGTTCATCAACATAGGAGGTTTCTTTGCTCCATTTATTGCAATTGCAGTAAGAAACTGGTGGCTGAAACACAATGGATTTGACTACAATGCTCAACTTCCGGAACTTGCTCACCAGTACATTGGCAACCAGGCATCAATGAGCGCAGAGCAACTTAACAATCTTACCACTTACGCATCGCAGGTTACATTGGACGGGACTCCGGTTGCAGACTTGACTACTTTCAGTAATCAGTACCTGGATGTATTTAACAGGGGATTCCATTATGCCTTTATTGCAACTATAGTTGCGATATTTATCTCCTTTATCATATACATGGTTAACAAAAACCAGTTCCCTGACCCTGCAGCTACAAAAGGGAAGAGCAAGGACAGCAAAAACATCTCAAAAGAGGAGATTACAATGGCTGCTTCAGAAATCAGACAAAGAATTTATGCTCTGTTTGCTGTGTTTGGAGTTGTTATATTTTTCTGGTTCTCTTTCCACCAGAATGGCTACTCTCTTACCTACTTTGCAAGAGACTACATCAATCTGGATGTTATCAATATTGATTTGGGCTTTACCTCCATAAAGGGGGCCGAGATATTCCAGGCTGTTAATCCGTTCTTTGTAGTTCTTCTCACTCCAATTATTATGTGGTTCTTTGGAACTATGAGGAGAAAAGGAAACGAACCTTCTACTCCAAAGAAAATTGCTATAGGTATGGGTATTGCTGCTATTGCATATATTTTCCTGCTGGTTGTTTCTATGGCACTTCCTGATAAATCAGCACTCTCATCTATGGCTTCCGGAGATCTGGATATGATGAAACTTACCCCTTGGGTGATGATTGGAATGTATTTTATCCTTACTGTTGCTGAATTATTCATCTCTCCACTTGGGCTCTCATTTGTATCAAAAGTGGCCCCTCCTCACCTTCAGGGTTTAATGCAGGGAGCTTGGCTTGCAGCTACAGCTATAGGTAACTTGTTGTTATTTATTGGTGGTCTTCTCTATACACTTGTTCCTCTATGGGCTTGCTGGATGGTATTTGCAGTTGCTTGCGCACTGTCAATGCTGGTAATGCTCTCAATGGTTAAATGGTTGGAGAGGGTCGCTAAATAA
- the thiF gene encoding sulfur carrier protein ThiS adenylyltransferase ThiF has product MPTFNQIRAFLSQKTIGIAGAGGLGSNCAESLLRCGAGKLIVADYDRVSDSNLNRQFYFHDQIGEKKVDALRDNLLRISPFASLQMHFSRVTPDNIMLLFSTCDVVVEAFDEASQKNMIIEEMSAQLPQIPVVAASGLAGWGNSDKLRVTRSGNLYICGDEVSEVSEELPPLSPKVKIVSNLQADLVLEILLRDWYEN; this is encoded by the coding sequence ATGCCAACCTTTAACCAAATCAGAGCGTTTTTGTCACAAAAAACAATAGGAATAGCCGGAGCCGGTGGGCTCGGATCAAATTGTGCTGAGTCTCTCTTAAGATGTGGTGCAGGAAAATTGATAGTTGCAGACTATGACAGGGTATCTGATTCAAACCTCAACAGACAATTTTATTTCCACGATCAGATAGGTGAGAAGAAGGTAGATGCTCTCAGGGATAATTTACTAAGAATTAGCCCTTTTGCCTCACTTCAGATGCATTTTTCAAGAGTCACACCAGATAATATAATGCTTCTCTTCTCTACATGTGATGTTGTTGTAGAGGCATTTGACGAGGCATCACAAAAGAATATGATCATTGAGGAGATGTCGGCTCAGTTACCCCAAATACCTGTTGTTGCTGCTTCCGGTCTGGCCGGTTGGGGTAATTCGGATAAGCTGAGAGTCACAAGAAGTGGGAATCTTTATATATGTGGTGATGAGGTAAGTGAAGTTTCTGAGGAGTTGCCGCCTCTGTCACCAAAAGTTAAAATTGTTTCAAATCTTCAGGCAGATTTAGTGCTTGAAATATTGTTAAGAGATTGGTATGAGAATTAA
- the thiS gene encoding sulfur carrier protein ThiS: MRIKLNNREEEFAGDELTVEEIIALKSYAFKMLVVRLNDQLVKKDMYSSTFVKDGDDLKVIHLVSGG, translated from the coding sequence ATGAGAATTAAATTGAATAACAGGGAGGAGGAGTTTGCAGGGGATGAATTAACAGTAGAGGAGATTATCGCCTTAAAGTCATATGCATTTAAAATGCTTGTTGTAAGGCTTAATGATCAACTTGTAAAAAAAGATATGTATTCATCAACATTTGTTAAAGATGGTGATGATTTAAAGGTGATTCACCTGGTAAGTGGTGGTTAA
- a CDS encoding TonB-dependent receptor, whose translation MKFRFLGLALLFMAGPLTHINAQEGDTAKIYNLKDVVVSATKTGREILQTPVRISNIPIQSIKSAPVLNADDILKGVSGIVVTRNMGIFDKHSSVSARGVGKEQARTLILIDGVPINKLSTGSANFGMINQSLLQSVEVVKGPNSNIFGGNAMGGSVNYITRDINDGLRANIQTDYGSFNTIGTRAFSSYGKGGFFAGVSGFLRKSDGYNPTTEIDSATINMSLDEKNGGIILGYGNKKVGVIKAEFNYTDALRGKGERMYASNGIVDGYNHYVNRNYKLSWSSSAGNSSFNVTGYISTEDYSEIKWKGSDIYDVIVDRSDYGAWASYSYSGLKNNTFSAGLEFKGGAVDGRDVYRTSTDRVINRGKSNSLALFIQDEISLADGRLLILPSLRGERVWISEGGFRIEGGTSITNFLKPYTGDLDNSVWNSISPKLAARWLMGGGSRVYASASRGFRPGSLEDMTRTGSISGGVILANTSLRPEFINTYEAGGDFKLADGLHISPSLYYSLGTDFHYAVNTGQTIRIGNKNRPLMSMQNVGKVEIMGGEADVNYSPVAGLDLSANYTYTHSKIVEYSVNEQAGNTDITGKYLTYTPEHMVNGALTWRNRYLNINIMYRHMSSQYMNSLNLPDDERGVNNIPALDFVDAKVWRGLGSHLVLSAGATNLFNKRYVDSSGMNSIGRFLFLQLTVNI comes from the coding sequence ATGAAATTCAGATTTTTAGGATTAGCCCTGCTTTTTATGGCAGGCCCTCTTACGCATATTAATGCTCAGGAGGGCGACACAGCAAAAATTTATAACCTTAAAGATGTTGTTGTAAGTGCAACAAAGACAGGAAGAGAGATACTGCAGACTCCTGTGAGAATCTCAAATATTCCCATCCAGAGCATTAAATCTGCCCCTGTACTTAATGCGGATGATATTCTTAAAGGTGTTTCAGGAATTGTTGTAACCAGGAATATGGGAATATTCGATAAACATTCATCTGTCTCTGCAAGAGGTGTTGGTAAGGAACAGGCAAGAACATTAATTCTTATTGATGGGGTTCCTATCAACAAACTCTCAACTGGCAGTGCAAATTTTGGGATGATAAATCAGTCTCTTTTACAGAGTGTTGAAGTTGTGAAAGGGCCTAACTCAAATATTTTTGGAGGCAATGCAATGGGTGGCTCGGTGAATTATATCACAAGGGATATTAACGATGGTCTCAGAGCAAATATTCAGACTGATTATGGTTCATTCAACACAATTGGGACAAGGGCCTTCTCCTCATACGGAAAGGGTGGTTTTTTTGCAGGCGTGAGCGGATTTTTGAGAAAAAGTGATGGTTACAATCCCACAACCGAAATCGATTCTGCTACAATTAATATGTCTCTGGATGAAAAAAATGGAGGAATAATACTTGGGTATGGTAATAAAAAGGTTGGTGTTATAAAGGCAGAGTTCAACTATACAGATGCACTCAGGGGAAAGGGAGAGAGGATGTATGCATCAAATGGTATAGTAGATGGTTATAACCACTATGTAAACAGAAACTATAAATTATCATGGAGCAGCTCTGCAGGAAATTCTTCATTTAATGTAACAGGTTATATTTCAACTGAAGATTATTCAGAGATAAAATGGAAAGGATCAGATATATATGATGTTATTGTAGACAGAAGTGACTATGGGGCCTGGGCATCATACAGCTATTCGGGATTAAAAAACAATACCTTTTCTGCAGGACTGGAGTTCAAGGGAGGTGCTGTAGATGGAAGGGATGTATACAGAACTTCAACCGACAGAGTTATAAACAGAGGCAAAAGTAATTCTCTGGCTCTTTTTATTCAGGATGAAATATCTCTGGCAGATGGGAGATTGCTTATCCTGCCATCACTCAGAGGGGAGAGAGTATGGATTAGTGAAGGAGGTTTCCGGATTGAAGGAGGAACATCAATCACTAACTTTCTGAAACCATACACCGGAGATCTAGACAATTCAGTCTGGAACTCTATCAGCCCAAAACTTGCCGCAAGGTGGCTGATGGGAGGGGGAAGCCGGGTATATGCATCGGCCTCAAGGGGATTCAGACCGGGCTCCCTCGAAGACATGACAAGAACAGGCTCAATAAGCGGCGGAGTCATTCTTGCAAATACATCATTAAGACCTGAATTTATAAATACATACGAGGCTGGAGGTGACTTTAAACTTGCGGATGGACTTCATATCTCTCCATCTCTCTACTACTCTTTGGGTACTGATTTTCACTATGCAGTCAATACAGGTCAGACTATAAGGATAGGTAACAAAAACAGACCTCTGATGAGTATGCAGAATGTGGGAAAAGTTGAGATTATGGGTGGTGAGGCCGATGTTAACTACTCGCCTGTTGCCGGGTTGGATTTATCTGCTAACTATACATACACTCATTCAAAAATTGTTGAGTACAGTGTAAATGAGCAAGCCGGTAATACAGATATTACCGGAAAGTATCTCACATATACCCCGGAGCACATGGTTAACGGAGCGTTAACATGGAGGAACAGATACTTGAATATTAACATTATGTATCGCCATATGAGCAGCCAGTATATGAACTCTCTTAACCTCCCGGATGATGAGAGGGGAGTAAATAATATTCCTGCACTGGACTTCGTTGATGCTAAAGTGTGGAGAGGATTGGGAAGTCACCTTGTTCTCAGTGCAGGTGCAACAAATCTATTTAACAAAAGATATGTTGACTCGTCAGGAATGAACTCAATTGGGAGATTTCTCTTTTTACAACTGACAGTTAATATTTAA